In Kineosporia sp. NBRC 101731, the following proteins share a genomic window:
- a CDS encoding LCP family protein: protein MSPADAHLTGEDETPRKPAEPTPDTTTDGEQPGSVGTASPADAASPAEISSSDDAVPADGPTPADESVPAEGAAPTDRGLTWVLAWTVVGSLIPGLGLLAAGRRRIGAVVLGAAVLALAWLAVWALRGDVLRRGISFAVDPHRLLVLAIVAVVVGVLWALIVVLTGTQLHRRVALARHQKVVGWFVVAALVAGIAAPTYSVTRYALVQRDLVLSLFDSAGDVDADADVVKPAAVEKDPWAGTERINVLLIGSDAGADREGIRPDTLIVASIQPSSGNTVLFSLPRNLERVPFRKDSPGAEAWPDGYQCADESCLLNAVWTWALDAPGYAKYENPGLKATEDAVTGVTGLKIDTYAMLNLKGFQDLIDAIGGVTLDVDERLPIGGNSERPDETIGYIEPGDNQHMNGWRALWFARSRWSTSDYDRMRRQRCVIAAVTDQADPVTVARNFPKIAKALKDNMSTGIPQSDIQAWVELATRVQDAEVTSLPFTDDVVADRTDPDYDLIHRQVDKAIEKSEKAAVSATATPDASATSSPTGSPVSGSTSGATPGVTLTTSPAPTVSSSAAVTTTKKSKDEKATPEPTDPSSAQDVAEVC, encoded by the coding sequence GTGAGTCCCGCTGACGCTCACCTCACCGGTGAGGACGAGACGCCGCGGAAACCGGCGGAACCCACACCGGACACCACCACGGACGGCGAGCAGCCGGGGTCGGTCGGCACCGCGTCCCCTGCTGATGCCGCGTCCCCCGCCGAGATCTCGTCCTCCGACGACGCAGTACCGGCCGACGGGCCGACTCCCGCCGACGAGTCCGTGCCCGCGGAAGGTGCCGCACCCACCGATCGCGGCCTGACCTGGGTCCTGGCCTGGACCGTGGTCGGGTCACTGATCCCGGGCCTGGGCCTGCTCGCAGCCGGCCGGCGCCGGATCGGAGCGGTCGTTCTCGGGGCCGCCGTGCTGGCCCTGGCCTGGCTCGCGGTCTGGGCCCTGCGCGGCGACGTCCTGCGGCGCGGCATCTCGTTCGCCGTCGACCCGCACCGGCTTCTCGTCCTCGCGATCGTGGCCGTCGTGGTCGGCGTCCTCTGGGCCCTGATCGTCGTGCTGACGGGCACCCAACTGCACCGCCGCGTCGCCCTGGCCCGTCACCAGAAGGTCGTCGGCTGGTTCGTCGTGGCCGCCCTGGTGGCCGGCATCGCCGCTCCCACCTACTCCGTCACCCGTTACGCCCTGGTGCAGCGCGACCTCGTCCTGAGCCTGTTCGACAGCGCCGGTGACGTGGACGCCGACGCGGACGTGGTCAAACCCGCCGCCGTCGAAAAGGATCCCTGGGCCGGCACCGAGCGCATCAACGTGCTGCTGATCGGTTCCGACGCCGGCGCCGACCGGGAGGGCATCCGCCCGGACACCCTGATCGTGGCCAGTATTCAGCCCTCCAGCGGTAACACCGTGCTGTTCAGTCTGCCCCGCAACCTGGAACGGGTGCCGTTCCGCAAGGACAGCCCGGGAGCCGAGGCCTGGCCCGACGGATACCAGTGTGCGGACGAGTCCTGCCTGCTCAACGCCGTCTGGACCTGGGCCCTGGACGCCCCCGGCTACGCCAAGTACGAGAACCCGGGTCTGAAGGCCACCGAGGACGCCGTCACCGGCGTGACCGGCCTCAAGATCGACACCTACGCCATGCTCAACCTGAAGGGCTTCCAGGACCTCATCGACGCCATCGGCGGCGTCACCCTGGACGTCGACGAGCGCCTGCCCATCGGCGGTAATTCCGAGCGCCCCGACGAGACCATCGGCTACATCGAGCCCGGCGACAACCAGCACATGAACGGCTGGCGCGCGCTGTGGTTCGCGCGCTCGCGGTGGAGTACCAGTGACTACGACCGCATGCGCCGTCAGCGGTGCGTGATCGCGGCGGTGACCGATCAGGCCGACCCGGTGACCGTGGCCAGGAACTTCCCGAAGATCGCCAAGGCGCTGAAGGACAACATGTCCACGGGCATCCCCCAGTCCGACATCCAGGCCTGGGTGGAACTGGCCACGCGCGTGCAGGACGCCGAGGTCACCAGCCTCCCGTTCACGGACGACGTGGTCGCCGATCGCACCGACCCGGACTACGACCTGATCCACCGGCAGGTCGACAAGGCCATCGAGAAGTCCGAGAAGGCCGCCGTGAGCGCGACGGCCACACCCGACGCCAGCGCCACGAGCAGTCCGACCGGCAGTCCGGTCAGCGGTTCCACCTCCGGTGCCACACCCGGCGTCACGCTGACCACGAGTCCGGCCCCCACCGTCAGTTCAAGTGCTGCGGTGACAACGACGAAGAAGAGCAAGGACGAGAAAGCGACTCCGGAGCCGACCGATCCTTCCAGCGCGCAGGACGTCGCCGAGGTCTGCTGA
- a CDS encoding extracellular solute-binding protein produces MTLTRRTFLSLTGAAGLAGALAACGEEGTGAARSSGKPLTFWCWDGALSEAVVKNVTASFVGRADITTKIVPGDFGQRLTTTLSAGTAVPDITGVKGEDMPVFLTLARYFLDLNTLGAREIADSFAPAKYAQAATGDGKQLGLPIDLGPTALFLRADLWKQAGLPIDVETLAGRMSSWEGWFECAHRLRRRLPGTFAIRNSTDVFAVALSQQAETFIARDGGFVGDGTAVRTAWDLAVRSITEELQAGLYADAAFGSALEAGVITGHLGPAWNGLDIASVAPGTFGSWRVAACPGGPGDIGGSYLTLPATCRDPELAFAYIRELLTPQNEGKAFADAAVFPAVPAAYSLPALTAGQPFYGGQSTIEVFGPAAEQLPTVYDAPGNAAIASSYVTELANVEGGKNPESAWQDAVSAGRRTAEAAEN; encoded by the coding sequence ATGACACTGACCCGAAGAACGTTCCTGTCGCTCACCGGTGCGGCCGGCCTGGCCGGAGCGCTCGCGGCCTGTGGCGAGGAGGGGACCGGCGCGGCCCGGTCGTCGGGCAAACCCCTCACCTTCTGGTGCTGGGACGGGGCGCTCTCGGAGGCCGTGGTCAAGAACGTGACCGCAAGTTTCGTCGGACGGGCCGACATCACCACGAAGATCGTGCCGGGCGACTTCGGGCAGCGGCTGACCACCACGCTGTCGGCGGGCACCGCGGTGCCCGACATCACCGGGGTCAAGGGTGAGGACATGCCCGTCTTCCTGACCCTCGCCCGGTACTTCCTGGACCTGAACACCCTGGGGGCCCGGGAGATCGCGGACTCCTTCGCCCCGGCCAAGTACGCCCAGGCGGCGACCGGCGACGGGAAGCAGCTCGGCCTGCCGATCGACCTCGGTCCCACCGCCCTGTTCCTGCGGGCCGACCTGTGGAAGCAGGCGGGCCTGCCCATTGACGTGGAGACCCTGGCCGGCCGGATGTCTTCGTGGGAGGGCTGGTTCGAGTGTGCCCACCGGCTGAGACGCCGGCTGCCGGGCACGTTCGCGATCCGTAACTCCACCGACGTGTTCGCCGTGGCCCTGTCCCAGCAGGCCGAGACCTTCATCGCCCGGGACGGTGGTTTCGTCGGTGACGGCACGGCGGTCAGGACCGCCTGGGACCTGGCCGTCCGCTCGATCACCGAGGAACTGCAGGCCGGTCTCTACGCCGACGCCGCGTTCGGCTCGGCCCTGGAGGCCGGGGTGATCACCGGGCATCTGGGCCCGGCCTGGAACGGTCTGGACATCGCCTCGGTGGCCCCGGGCACCTTCGGCTCCTGGCGGGTGGCAGCCTGTCCCGGCGGTCCGGGCGACATCGGCGGCTCCTACCTCACCCTGCCGGCCACCTGCCGCGACCCGGAGCTGGCGTTCGCGTACATCCGGGAGTTGCTCACCCCGCAGAACGAGGGCAAGGCATTCGCCGATGCGGCCGTCTTCCCCGCCGTTCCCGCCGCCTACTCGCTGCCCGCCCTCACGGCCGGCCAGCCCTTCTACGGCGGGCAGTCCACCATCGAGGTCTTCGGCCCGGCCGCCGAGCAGCTGCCCACCGTCTACGACGCGCCGGGCAACGCCGCCATCGCCTCCTCGTACGTCACCGAACTGGCCAACGTGGAGGGCGGCAAGAATCCGGAAAGTGCCTGGCAGGATGCGGTCTCGGCCGGGCGGCGGACAGCGGAGGCGGCCGAGAACTGA
- a CDS encoding GntR family transcriptional regulator: protein MPDLTIAGLADTDRPQIKDLVYERLVEAVVSQELPPGTHLKERDLAESMGVSKTPIREALVRMEKERLVDIAPYRGAVVRTITVADLRELYDLRELLEGFCARRAAMTFDDAQQDRLRRNIHASKQAVARSDEVVARSLLQDFDELLHEAAQGHRVGSLLVDLETQLGLLGRVASRAEGRFEASIAEHTAVLHAIVTRDPDDAERLCRQHIRSVYADLLDQIPLEDEPVP from the coding sequence ATGCCCGACCTGACGATTGCCGGTCTGGCCGACACCGACCGTCCCCAGATCAAAGACCTGGTCTACGAGCGGCTGGTCGAGGCCGTGGTCAGTCAGGAGCTGCCGCCCGGCACCCATCTGAAGGAACGCGATCTCGCGGAGAGCATGGGGGTGTCCAAGACCCCGATCCGCGAGGCCCTGGTGCGGATGGAGAAGGAACGGCTCGTCGACATCGCCCCCTACCGGGGTGCGGTGGTGCGCACCATCACCGTCGCCGACCTGCGGGAGCTGTACGACCTGCGGGAACTGCTGGAGGGCTTCTGCGCCCGGCGGGCCGCGATGACCTTCGACGACGCCCAGCAGGATCGGCTGCGCCGCAACATCCACGCCAGCAAGCAGGCCGTCGCCCGGTCCGACGAGGTGGTGGCCCGATCGCTGCTCCAGGACTTCGACGAGCTCCTGCACGAGGCCGCCCAGGGCCACCGCGTCGGCTCCCTGCTCGTCGACCTGGAGACCCAGCTGGGTCTGCTGGGCCGGGTGGCCTCGCGCGCCGAGGGGCGCTTCGAGGCCTCGATCGCCGAGCACACGGCGGTGCTGCACGCCATCGTCACCCGTGACCCCGACGATGCCGAGCGCCTGTGCCGCCAGCACATCCGCAGCGTCTACGCCGACCTCCTCGACCAGATCCCCCTGGAGGACGAGCCGGTGCCGTGA
- a CDS encoding PHB depolymerase family esterase, with protein MSLPISRRGVLTAGLGATTAVLVPSLPAHASTGSSSGIGFVLGAETLDGGEQITSITLDTARLGPIAPESLSRETFTVHARATSPITPEAGALYDLDRPVTAARLDRRGNIVLELEHGEGQPGAGTLGYIASRGRNVRLDLTYTLTQRAPLARRHGKPLLINRFAQGELVNPEVDAFGYHESAAGLKYRLYSSPRRGRRPLVVWLHGGGEGASLPDGYYDNETTLRANRGALGFATREAQQIFGGAHVVAPQSTSYWMHDGPRFAPLVREVVQEVCARRDVDPDRIYVAGCSNGGYMSLKMTTVYPRLFAASVPVCGVVAGTPPLIPDADLRAITTPTWLIASLDDTTVDPVANTIHAHDLVPHSRATLYEHVERDGYRFPGHWSWIYLARNDPSIDGTHVWQWMAGRRR; from the coding sequence ATGTCTCTTCCGATCAGCCGTCGTGGCGTTCTCACCGCCGGTCTGGGGGCCACCACCGCAGTCCTGGTCCCCAGCCTCCCCGCCCACGCATCCACCGGCAGTTCCTCCGGCATCGGATTCGTTCTCGGTGCCGAGACGCTCGACGGTGGTGAACAGATCACGTCGATCACGCTCGACACCGCGCGGCTGGGGCCGATCGCCCCGGAAAGTCTCTCCCGCGAGACCTTCACCGTGCACGCCCGGGCGACCAGCCCGATCACCCCCGAGGCGGGTGCCCTGTACGACCTGGACCGCCCGGTGACCGCGGCGCGGCTGGACCGCCGCGGTAACATCGTGCTCGAGCTGGAACACGGCGAGGGGCAGCCCGGCGCCGGAACGCTGGGCTACATCGCCAGTCGCGGCCGCAACGTGCGGCTGGACCTGACCTACACCCTCACCCAACGTGCCCCGCTCGCCCGGCGTCACGGAAAGCCGCTGCTGATAAACCGTTTCGCCCAGGGTGAGCTGGTCAACCCGGAGGTGGACGCCTTCGGGTACCACGAGAGCGCTGCGGGCCTGAAGTACCGGCTCTACTCGTCCCCGCGCCGGGGCCGGCGCCCTCTCGTCGTCTGGCTGCACGGCGGGGGAGAGGGGGCCTCCCTGCCCGACGGCTACTACGACAACGAGACCACGCTGCGCGCCAACCGGGGTGCGCTCGGCTTCGCCACCCGTGAGGCCCAGCAGATCTTCGGCGGCGCCCACGTCGTCGCCCCGCAGAGCACCTCCTACTGGATGCACGACGGTCCCCGCTTCGCGCCGCTCGTGCGCGAGGTCGTGCAGGAGGTCTGCGCCCGGCGCGACGTCGACCCCGACCGCATCTACGTGGCCGGGTGCAGCAACGGCGGCTACATGAGCCTGAAGATGACCACGGTCTATCCCCGCCTGTTCGCGGCCTCGGTGCCCGTCTGCGGAGTCGTCGCGGGTACCCCGCCGCTGATCCCCGACGCCGACCTGCGGGCGATCACCACGCCCACCTGGCTGATCGCCTCCCTCGATGACACCACCGTCGACCCGGTGGCCAACACGATCCACGCCCACGACCTCGTCCCTCATTCCCGGGCCACCCTCTACGAGCACGTCGAACGCGACGGTTACCGGTTCCCCGGCCACTGGTCCTGGATCTATCTGGCCCGCAACGACCCGAGCATCGACGGAACCCACGTCTGGCAGTGGATGGCCGGCCGGCGTCGCTGA
- a CDS encoding EAL domain-containing protein: MSGRARRRRALLGERGRPVWQALAVLTLLPLVATAFIGGVSVVAADRAANRALRAQRLVASVELLDAARRAADAELLPTMLVHVVADEAVATRAGFSPARSATLRVTEPAVVEQARTLTDAMIAAALTGSSDPHLRSVVTDARNSIAFARAAADQTGRPLVNVVRNFGLSSSKLASGQRWASTEAVSAGLSSRSVAALQDLNQLLSLSEAASRQLGELFASRVLPDPVSDIAETGWIASWGTYTKLADYDDDFTTGPVRHNWAIYQNNATVTAFSQLLTRQALDPTRQVLPTGALPGLGERSRRRDDALAVVLQDAVAEVTAGAGDDHTAALTQRRTTLTLCLALVLLSLANAGLVARWLTSSMRSLAGGAQEISQGHLVDVVPRGPRELRTAALALSSAVAGLRRVQEQARAVVNGNAEALLRQEPLPGPLGDVVHASVEQIVEGFRAREALQDELTHQATHDALTGLANRAQILGHLATLLSREDRRREGAPGTGVLFIDLDGFKMVNDTHGHAVGDQVLCEVADRLTATLRPGDAAGRLGGDEFVVTIEGIRDPDVLLDLGRRVISAVSWSGPMNVGGTTVKQVRIGASVGVAVSSATSTADSLIAEADVAAYRAKRLGRGRAEIFDDGLRAELSERAEMEIALRAGLEAGELHLNYQPVVNLTTGALVGFEALARWNRPGVGPVRPDIFIAAAEASSFVCDLGRWVLHEATGQTARWREAGQAGFVPGEQEPTIAVNISGRHLADSRILDDVADALAASGLPPTLLVVEITETVLTDDPRAREHLRLLRERGVQVAIDDFGTGFTSISALSGTPADILKIDRSFIDSDDIGHHQLATLITRAAQTFQLRVIAEGIETPAQLARVRADGCEEAQGYLFSRPLTPEAAEILPRQLIPPRATGVPAQPGQTTRSRT, encoded by the coding sequence GTGAGCGGCCGCGCCCGGCGGCGACGGGCCCTGCTCGGGGAGCGGGGCCGGCCGGTCTGGCAGGCCCTGGCCGTGCTCACCCTGCTGCCCCTGGTGGCCACCGCGTTCATCGGCGGGGTGTCGGTGGTCGCGGCCGACCGCGCGGCGAACCGGGCCCTACGGGCGCAGCGCCTGGTCGCCAGTGTGGAACTGCTCGACGCCGCCCGCCGGGCCGCCGACGCCGAGCTGCTGCCCACGATGCTCGTGCACGTGGTCGCGGACGAGGCCGTGGCCACCCGGGCCGGGTTCTCGCCCGCCCGCAGCGCGACCCTGCGGGTCACCGAGCCCGCGGTCGTCGAGCAGGCCCGCACCCTGACCGACGCGATGATCGCCGCGGCCCTGACCGGTTCCTCCGACCCGCACCTGCGCTCGGTCGTCACCGACGCCCGCAACTCCATCGCCTTCGCCCGGGCGGCGGCCGACCAGACCGGCCGCCCGCTGGTGAACGTGGTGCGCAACTTCGGGCTCAGCTCCTCGAAACTGGCCTCGGGGCAGCGCTGGGCCAGTACCGAGGCGGTCTCCGCGGGGCTCAGCTCCCGCAGCGTCGCGGCCCTGCAGGACCTCAACCAGCTCCTGTCCCTGAGCGAGGCCGCCAGCCGGCAACTGGGTGAGCTGTTCGCCTCCCGGGTGCTGCCCGACCCGGTCTCCGACATCGCCGAGACCGGCTGGATCGCGTCCTGGGGTACTTACACCAAACTGGCCGACTACGACGACGACTTCACCACCGGTCCGGTACGGCACAACTGGGCCATCTACCAGAACAACGCCACCGTCACCGCGTTCTCCCAGCTCCTGACCCGCCAGGCCCTGGACCCCACCCGGCAGGTGCTGCCGACCGGTGCGCTGCCCGGCCTGGGCGAGCGCAGCCGGCGCCGGGACGACGCCCTGGCCGTGGTGCTGCAGGACGCCGTGGCCGAGGTGACCGCCGGGGCCGGTGACGACCACACCGCCGCCCTGACCCAGCGCCGCACCACCCTGACGCTCTGCCTGGCCCTGGTGCTGTTGTCCCTGGCGAACGCGGGACTCGTGGCGCGCTGGCTGACGTCGTCGATGCGCTCGCTGGCCGGCGGCGCCCAGGAGATCAGCCAGGGCCATCTGGTGGATGTGGTGCCGCGCGGGCCCCGCGAACTGCGCACGGCCGCGCTGGCCCTGTCGTCGGCCGTGGCAGGGCTACGACGCGTGCAGGAACAGGCCCGGGCGGTGGTGAACGGGAACGCCGAGGCTCTGCTGCGGCAGGAGCCGCTGCCGGGGCCGCTGGGCGATGTCGTGCACGCCTCGGTCGAGCAGATCGTGGAGGGCTTCCGGGCCCGGGAGGCGTTGCAGGACGAGCTCACCCACCAGGCCACGCACGACGCCCTGACCGGTCTGGCCAACCGGGCCCAGATCCTCGGGCACCTGGCCACGCTGCTGTCCCGCGAGGACCGCCGGCGGGAGGGCGCACCCGGCACCGGCGTGCTGTTCATCGACCTGGACGGATTCAAGATGGTCAACGACACCCACGGCCACGCGGTCGGTGACCAGGTGCTGTGCGAGGTGGCCGACCGGCTGACCGCCACCCTGCGTCCCGGTGACGCGGCCGGGCGGCTGGGCGGGGACGAGTTCGTCGTGACGATCGAGGGCATCCGGGACCCCGACGTGCTGCTCGACCTGGGACGCCGGGTGATCAGCGCGGTCAGCTGGTCGGGACCGATGAACGTGGGCGGCACCACCGTCAAACAGGTCCGGATCGGTGCCAGCGTCGGGGTGGCGGTGTCGTCGGCGACCAGCACGGCCGACAGCCTGATCGCCGAGGCCGACGTGGCGGCCTACCGGGCCAAACGGCTGGGCCGTGGCCGGGCCGAGATCTTCGACGACGGCCTGCGGGCCGAGCTGTCGGAACGGGCCGAGATGGAGATCGCGCTGCGCGCCGGGCTGGAGGCCGGGGAGCTGCACCTGAACTACCAGCCGGTGGTGAACCTGACGACCGGTGCCCTGGTCGGGTTCGAGGCCCTGGCCCGCTGGAACCGGCCGGGGGTGGGGCCGGTGCGGCCGGACATCTTCATCGCCGCCGCGGAGGCGTCGTCGTTCGTCTGCGACCTGGGCCGCTGGGTGCTGCACGAGGCGACCGGCCAGACCGCCCGCTGGCGTGAGGCGGGACAGGCCGGATTCGTGCCGGGGGAGCAGGAGCCCACGATCGCGGTGAACATCTCCGGGCGGCACCTGGCCGACAGCCGGATCCTCGACGACGTCGCCGACGCCCTGGCGGCCAGCGGGCTTCCGCCCACGCTGCTGGTCGTCGAGATCACCGAGACGGTGCTCACCGACGACCCCCGGGCCCGCGAGCACCTGCGTCTGCTGCGGGAACGGGGGGTGCAGGTGGCCATCGACGACTTCGGCACCGGCTTCACCTCGATCAGCGCGCTGTCCGGCACACCGGCCGACATCCTCAAGATCGACCGCAGCTTCATCGATTCCGACGACATCGGTCACCATCAGCTCGCCACGCTGATCACCCGGGCCGCGCAGACCTTTCAGCTGCGCGTGATCGCGGAGGGCATCGAGACACCGGCGCAGCTGGCCCGGGTGCGGGCCGACGGCTGCGAGGAGGCCCAGGGCTACCTGTTCTCCCGTCCGCTCACCCCAGAGGCAGCGGAAATCCTTCCGCGGCAACTGATTCCGCCCCGAGCGACCGGGGTCCCGGCGCAGCCCGGCCAGACCACCCGGAGCCGGACATGA
- a CDS encoding bifunctional diguanylate cyclase/phosphodiesterase, with protein MVQVANDARVRARLRDVWTRGLLSVPLWSAVAVLGAVTAVVLAPESWSQAGSSARAAVLAAFTTVMVARTSRRHLGGHRIWSWFSAAGMVMTVAAVADLVTRLVTGTERSGPYVFPAGVLASCFLIYQGLILWNRTRTITADTGDVLNGLSATLAVAALGNLALIWLYGQDQPGPWAAVQLHLLCLGAAFVLLGTLASVTQLGSALGDPRAWVGMAAGVVALFGTVLAPSTGLVADSVTRSPRTADQYSFTIGWVLVIGVLAVCSMAPQRPVVPAPATAHEVTVGALVVLMSGVAVLLLSTRLDPDLTTTAVVLAGLAILGASTRGMHLIRDLASLAVRRQEALTDDLTGLANRRAFTQELAGGVRRGGVTSLLIIDLDDFKDINDSFGHAVGDEVLTATAGYLRQATPPGGLVARLGGDEFAVLLPHTSGADAVEVAWKLVESVQAARATVNDAGTPLAVGLSIGVARHDQAFGGEHGNLDDNELFRRADAAMYVAKTTGVQVSVYDQELDGRRRDQNQLTQDLLAAFDGSDTVDDLPFEVFYQPQVSMSTGRVAGVEALVRWKHPVRGLLAPASFLELVERHGRMRELTQFVVWSSLRDAALWERTGLGPMRVSVNLSTSCLADPVFPKVLQEIVNAGIDPSAVTFEITETTLMRDPEHSLRICAVIVDAGFGLSIDDYGTGYSSLAYLSDLPATELKIDRAFVSRIQHDVRVRAIVSGTVQLAHQLGLRIVAEGAEQACTLGLLRELGCDEVQGYVYSPPLPALELHAWVSNQMLVPVDEGVH; from the coding sequence ATGGTGCAGGTAGCAAACGACGCCCGGGTTCGGGCACGGCTACGCGATGTGTGGACGCGGGGACTCCTGTCGGTGCCGTTGTGGTCGGCAGTGGCGGTACTCGGGGCGGTCACAGCGGTGGTGCTGGCGCCGGAGTCGTGGTCGCAGGCGGGGTCGAGCGCCCGGGCCGCGGTGCTGGCGGCCTTCACCACCGTGATGGTGGCGCGAACCTCCCGACGGCATCTGGGCGGGCACCGGATCTGGTCGTGGTTCAGCGCGGCGGGCATGGTGATGACCGTGGCCGCGGTCGCCGACCTGGTCACGCGCCTGGTGACCGGCACCGAACGGAGCGGGCCGTACGTGTTCCCGGCCGGGGTACTGGCGTCCTGCTTCCTGATCTACCAGGGCCTGATCCTGTGGAACCGCACCCGCACCATCACGGCCGACACGGGTGACGTGCTCAACGGCCTGAGCGCCACCCTCGCCGTGGCGGCCCTGGGCAATCTCGCGCTGATCTGGTTGTACGGGCAGGACCAGCCCGGCCCGTGGGCGGCCGTGCAACTGCACCTGCTCTGCCTGGGCGCCGCCTTCGTCCTGCTCGGCACCCTCGCCTCGGTGACCCAACTGGGGTCGGCCCTGGGTGATCCGCGGGCCTGGGTGGGCATGGCCGCCGGGGTCGTGGCTCTGTTCGGTACCGTGCTGGCCCCCTCGACGGGGCTGGTGGCCGACAGCGTGACCCGCTCGCCCCGGACCGCCGACCAGTACTCGTTCACCATCGGCTGGGTGCTGGTGATCGGTGTCCTGGCGGTCTGCTCGATGGCCCCGCAGCGTCCGGTGGTGCCTGCGCCGGCCACCGCCCACGAGGTCACGGTGGGGGCGCTGGTGGTCCTGATGAGCGGAGTGGCCGTTCTCCTGCTCAGCACCCGCCTGGACCCCGACCTGACGACGACCGCCGTGGTGCTCGCCGGGCTGGCGATCCTCGGGGCCAGTACCCGGGGGATGCACCTGATCCGCGATCTGGCCAGCCTCGCAGTGCGCCGCCAGGAGGCCCTGACCGACGACCTGACCGGCCTGGCGAACCGCCGGGCGTTCACCCAGGAGCTGGCCGGAGGGGTGCGCCGGGGCGGTGTCACGTCGCTGCTGATCATTGACCTGGACGACTTCAAGGACATCAACGACAGCTTCGGTCACGCCGTCGGTGACGAGGTGCTGACCGCGACGGCCGGGTACCTGCGGCAGGCGACCCCTCCGGGCGGTCTGGTGGCGCGACTCGGCGGCGACGAGTTCGCCGTGCTGCTGCCGCACACCAGCGGCGCCGACGCGGTCGAGGTGGCCTGGAAGCTGGTCGAGTCGGTGCAGGCGGCCCGGGCCACGGTCAACGACGCCGGGACACCGCTCGCGGTGGGCCTGAGCATCGGGGTGGCCCGCCATGACCAAGCGTTCGGCGGCGAGCACGGGAACCTCGACGACAACGAGCTGTTCCGGCGGGCCGATGCCGCGATGTACGTGGCCAAGACCACCGGCGTCCAGGTCAGCGTCTACGACCAGGAGCTCGACGGCCGGCGCCGTGACCAGAATCAGCTGACCCAGGACCTGCTCGCGGCGTTCGACGGCAGTGACACGGTGGACGACCTGCCGTTCGAGGTCTTCTACCAGCCGCAGGTCTCGATGAGCACCGGCCGGGTGGCCGGGGTCGAGGCCCTGGTGCGCTGGAAGCACCCCGTGCGCGGCCTGCTGGCTCCGGCCTCGTTCCTGGAACTGGTGGAACGCCACGGCCGGATGCGCGAGCTGACTCAGTTCGTGGTCTGGAGCTCCCTGCGCGACGCGGCGCTCTGGGAACGCACCGGCCTGGGCCCGATGCGGGTCTCGGTCAACCTGTCCACCAGCTGCCTGGCCGACCCGGTGTTCCCGAAAGTGCTGCAGGAGATCGTCAACGCGGGCATCGATCCCTCCGCGGTCACGTTCGAGATCACCGAGACCACCCTGATGAGAGATCCGGAGCACTCGCTGCGGATCTGCGCCGTCATTGTGGACGCCGGTTTCGGGCTCAGCATCGATGATTACGGCACGGGCTACTCCTCACTGGCCTACCTGAGCGACCTGCCCGCCACCGAGCTGAAGATCGACCGCGCCTTCGTCTCCCGCATCCAGCACGACGTGCGGGTGCGCGCCATCGTCTCGGGCACCGTGCAGCTGGCCCACCAGCTCGGCCTGCGGATCGTCGCCGAGGGCGCGGAACAGGCCTGCACGCTGGGCCTTCTGCGGGAACTGGGGTGCGACGAGGTGCAGGGGTACGTGTACAGCCCGCCTCTGCCGGCCCTTGAGCTGCACGCCTGGGTGAGCAACCAGATGCTGGTGCCCGTGGACGAGGGCGTGCACTGA